From the genome of Aliarcobacter lanthieri:
GGATAGATGAGAATTTTAATATTTTAGACAAGTTTCATAGATATTATCTTTCAAGATATCCATTAAATATATACTCTTACGCTGTTCATAGATTAACCCCAGAACTTATATTAGATTATAGAAAAGATAAAAATTATAGTTCATATTTTGCACAGGATTTGGATTTTGAAGATTTTTGTAAAAATAGTAATATTCTAATAGCACATAATATTGATTTTGAGTTAAGACATATTGATAAAAGAGTAAAATTTGATAAACATATTTGTACTATGAAAGAAAATAAACATATAGTAAAAGTTTATGATAAAATAGGAAGACTTAAAAATCCAAAGTTAGATGAAGTTTGTAGATATTATGGAATAGAATTTGATCCTTCAAAATATCACAGTGCAACTTATGATGTGACAAAAACTTATGAAATATTAAAGAAAATGAGATTTTTTTAAATCTCAATTCCATTATCTAATAAAATTTTATTTCTACCACTTTGTTTTGCTCTATAAAGTAAAGAATCAGCTTTTTGAACAGTATTTTCATAAGTTGGATATTTATTTCGTATAGCTACTCCAGCTGAAAATGTAAGTTTTATTTTTTTATCTTTATAGATAAAGCTATTTTCTGTAACAACACTTTTAATCCTTTTTAAAAACATTAAAAGTTCTCTATCAAGATTAAAATGAACAACTGCTATAAATTCTTCACCACCATAACGCCCAACTAAATCATGATCTCTTATACTTTTATCTAAAATTTTTCCAAATGTGGAAAGTACTACATCGCCACCTTCATGTCCATAAGTATCATTTATATTTTTAAAATGGTCAATATCGAAAAATACTACAGCATATTGAGTTTGTAATCTACTATATGAACTTTCAATTTTAGTAACTTCTTCATTAAAAGCTTTTCTTGTAAGAATTTGAGTTAAAAAATCTTTTCTGTTTTCTGCTTTTGTTCTACTTAGTTCATTTTCTAAACTATTAATCTTTTCTTCTAACTCTTCTATTTTAGATTTTCCACTTTCAAGTTTATTTGTTACATTAGTCATCTCTTGTTCTATAGAAGTAGCAGCTAAAACTAATTCATTTTGTAATTTTTCTAGAACTCCAACTCCACCATTTCTTAAATCTATAGCTTGGATTTTTTCTTTTATATTTAAAACCTTTTTAGTTCCATTACCACTACTAAAAATAGCTTCATTGAAATATTCTTCCATAAGTAAAACAAGTTTTGATATATCTTCTGTTTTTTGAATAACAAGTTTTTTATCTTTTTCAAATCGTTGTATAATTAATTTTTCAATTTTAATTTGAATATTTTTTTCAAAAATAAGATTTGGATTGTTTTTTAATTCATCAAATAAAATATCTATATTATTATCATTGTCTTGGCTAATTGATGGAGTAATAGATTGTTTTAAAATATCAACTATAACTTCTACATTATGAGGATGAACTCTTTTTAGTAAAAGCTGTATAATTTTTTCTAAAGAATCAATCTTATTTTCAATAGCTTCATTATATTCTATATCATTTAATTGGCTTAAAAAATTTTTCATATATTTTTACCTTAAAACTAAAAGTTATTTAAATCTTAGGCTGGATTTAGGCTAAGATTTAAATTATATCTAAAAAATAAGAATTAATATAATTTTATATTAAATTTTTTATAGAACTTTATCTATTTGAGTATCAGAAGTATTCTTTTCTTTTTCTTCTTTTTTTATTTTAGGAGTAGTATTTTTAATAGTATTTTCTTCTGATCTTTTTACTAAACTATTTCCTTCAAAAATTCCTTTTGCTTCTATTACAAACTCTTCTGATATTACTGAACCAGTTACTTTTCCATCAGGTTTTATATCTACTCTATCTGCATTTATAGAACCTTCTGCTAAACCTTGAACTATAACTCTTAAAGCTATAATTTCACCTTTTATCTTTCCTTCTTTTCCTATATTTATCTCTTGTTCAGATACAATATTACCTTCAAAATATCCATCTATATATAAGTTACAAGATAATTTGATATCACCTCTTATTTCAGTTCCTGCAGTGATAATTGTAGTTGAGGAGTCGGATCTTGTATTTTGATGTGATTGATTGCTGTTACTAAAGATTCCCATGATATTTCTGTTTCCTTTTCAAAAATTTCTGTATAATTTGTTAAATCCCATTTTACAAAAGTAAGAGGATTAAGTGATTTGGATAAAAAACGTACCTCATAGTGTAGATGAGGACCACTACTCATACCAGTATTCCCAGAGTATGCTATTAGATCACCTTTTTTAACAAAAGATCCTGATTTTACTACAGTTTTATTTAAATGAGCATAATATGATTTAAATCCATAAATATGCTGTATAGTGATTAAATTTCCATTAAATTTATCAAATGCAGCATTTTCTACTATTCCATCTGCTGTAGCAAATACAGGTGTTCCTATTGGTGCTCTTAAATCAATTCCTAAATGTAATGCTTTTTTATTTAAAATAGGATGGTGTCTATATCCAAAATAGCTAGATATATCTACTTTTTCCATAGGTGAACCACTAGGAATTAGTTGTAAAAGTGTCATTTTTTGTTCTGAATCTAGTCTTGCGATATCAACTCTTTGTTTTAATGGAAGTTCATTTTCTGTTGATATTCCAATAATTGACTCAATTTTAGTAAGATAATCTGTTGCTTCACTAATCTCTTCTTTTTTCTCATGAAGTTCCATTTGTGTTTGACTTATCAGATTATTTAACTCTTCATTAATTCTTTTAAATTCAACTAATTCTAATTCTATTTCAAGCCTATCTTTATCTAATTGAATAAGTGTAATATTTACAAAAATAAAAGCACAAATTAATATAACTAAACTTGTTAAAATAGTGTAAATAGTATAAATTAAAGGTTTCTTTTTTATTCTTAATTGTTTTATACCATTATCATCATTTATTGTAAATGTTATATATTGATTTGCGTATTTATCCATTGTTTTCTCTTTAAACTTCAGATAAATAACCTTAAGCTAAAAGTTTTTTAACCATCTCATTTATTCTTTTACCATCAGCAACACCAGCAAATTTTTTTGAAGCAGCTCCCATAACTTTACCCATATCTTTGATAGTTGTGGCTCCAACTTGATTTATTACTTCTTTCATGCCAATTTCAAGTTCATCATCACTTAATTGCTTTGGTAAGTATTGCATGAAAATATCAACTTGCTCTTTTTCTTTTTGTACTAAATCATCTCTTGAAGCAGCACTATATTGAGAAATTGCCTCTTCTCTTTGTTTTATCCCTTTTTGAATAAGTTTGATGATTTCATCATCTTCTAAAACTCTTCTTTCATCAACTTCTATTTGTTTTATCATAGTATTAATTGCACGTATTGAATCTCTTTTTACAATTTCTTTTTCTCTCATAGCATTTTTTAAATCTTCATTTAATTGTTCTTTTAAACTCATTTATTCTCCTTTTTTAACTTTTGATTATATTATTTTTTTAGTTAAAACTTTCTACTAATTCTTCAAGCTCTAAAAATCTATCTACTTTTTGTTCATAGATTTCCTTATTTTTATCTAATTCAGTGGATAAAGATACAATTCCTTTTTCTTCATAACATTTTGGATTCGCTAAACAATCATTTAATTCTTTTATTATTTTTTCTAAATCTTCTATTTCATTTGGTAAATTATCATATTCTCTTTGGTCTTTATATGATAACTTTGTTTGTTTCTTAGGCTCTTTAAATGAAGCTTGAGTGTTTTTTTCTTTTTGAATTTCAAACTCTAAAGAGTCTAATTCTTCTAACTCTTTTTCAATTTCTAAATATTCACTATATGGTTGAAAACTTTCCATAATATGACCATTTCCTTTAAATACAAATAGTTTTTTCGCTATTTTATCAACAAAATATCTATCATGAGAAACAAATATTAAAGCTCCTTGGAAATTTTGTAAATACTCCTCAAGTATATTTATTGTAGGGATATCTAAATCATTTGTAGGCTCATCTAGTATTAAACAATCAACTCTTTTAGTAAAAAGTAAGGCTAAAGCAACTCTGTTTTTTTCTCCACCACTTAAAACTCCAACTTTTTTATCTAGATACTCTTTGGGAAATAGAAAATTTTTTAAGTAGCCAAAAACATGCATATTTCTTCCGTCATCGAGTACAACTCTATCTCCACCATTTGGACAGAAAACTTCCATAATAGTTTTATTATCATCTAGCATCTCTCGTTGTTGGTCAAAATATCCTATTTCAAAATCTCCTTTTTTAAATTTTCCATTATCAATTTCTAATTTTTCCATAAATATTTTAAGAAGTGTTGATTTTCCACTCCCATTTGGGCCAACTATTGCAATAGTGTCTTTTTGCAAAATTCTAGTTGTAAAGTCTTTTATTAGTTCTTTTTCTCCTAAAGTTTTATAAATATTATCTAATTCATAAAGCATTTTTTTTCTATTTTGTTGCTTCTCTTCACTATTAAAGCTTTTTTGCTCTCTTTGAAGCTCTAAACTCATTTTTCTAATAGCAGCTGGATTTGTTTTTGCTTTTTTCTTTAATTCAAAATATTCTGATTTTCTTCTTTCATTTCTTTTTCTTCTTGCAGTAACTCCATGTTGCATCCAATGAGCTTCTTGTTTTACCATTCTTAAAAGATTTTCATGTTCTTTTTGCATATTTGATAAAATTTGTGCTTTTTGTTCTAAATATGATGAGTATCCTCCGTTAAATCTTCTAAGTTCTCCACCATCTATTTCAACTACACTTGTTGCTATGTTATCTATAAAATATCTATCATGCGAAATAAAAAGTAGGGTAAAATTATTTTTTAAAAGTAACTCTTCTAAAAACTCAACCATATAAACATCAAGATGGTTTGTAGGCTCATCAAGTAGTAGAACATCAGGCTTCTTTAAAATTAATCCAGCTAAACTAACACGACGTTGTTCCCCACCACTTAGCATATTTACATCTTTATATTCATACTGTTTTAATTGAAATTCTATTAAAACTCGTTCAATCATATTATCTAAATCCCATGCATTATGAAAATCTATGAATGTTGCTAGTTCACTTTGTTTTCTTAAAAGTTCTTCATTTTCATAATCTGTCATAAGAAGATTTGTTATTTTTTCATACTCAGTTTTAGCATTTTTTAGTTCTGCTAGCTGATTTTCTATTGCATCTCTTACACTTAAATTTGCTTCAAATTTTGGTTGTTGATCAAGCATCTCTATTTTTATTGATTTATCAATAGCCATTTCACCACTATCAGGTTCTAAATTTCTCATAATTATTTTAAATAAAGTTGATTTTCCTTGTCCATTTTGTCCAATAACTGCAACTCTTTGACTACTATTTAAAGTAAAATTTGCATTTTTTAAAATAACTTTTGTATCGTATTGTTTTGAAATATTTTGAAGGTCGATTAATGCCATATTTATATTGTTTTCCTATAAAGTTAAAGTTTATATGCTATCTAAAAATATGTTAATAACTAATTATAGTTATTTATAAGTAGAATTATTGGTAAATTTATTTACATAGATATATAATAAAATTTAAAGTAAATAGCTTAAATTTAAAAATTTTTGATACAATAGCGAAAATTTTTTAAGGGATTAATTTGAAACAAAAATCAATTATTTCGTATTTTTATGGTTTTTTTGTTGTTTGGTTTGTTGCAACTGTTTTACTATTTTTATATGGTGGATTCTTTGCCGTTTATCAAGGAACAATACTTTCTGTTTTAGAACTAAGTTTATCATTTGACAATGCTGTTGTAAATGCAACGATTCTAGCAACAATGGCTTTAATTTGGAGAAAAAGATTTCTTCTTTGGGGTATGATAATAGCTGTTTTTGGAGTACGATTTGTATTTCCTATTCTAATAGTCTATTTTTCAACTTCTATGGGCTTTGTTGATTCCTTTAATCTTGCGATTAATAATCCAGCTGAATATGAAAAAATAATAGAGAGTTCTCATCATATTATTATGTCTTTTGGTGGAATGTTTCTTTTAATGTTATTTCTAAAGTTTTTATTTGATGAAAATAAAGATATACATTGGATAAAAAGTATTGAAAATATTGCAGTAAAACTTTCAAAAGTTGGTGATATAAAAGCATTGTTTGTAATGTTCTTAATGCTAGGTATTACATATATAGCACCAAATGAAGTGGTAATGGGTGATAAAATGGTAGTAGTAAATAAAATAGAGATTTTAGTTCCTATGATTATTGGTGTTATTGCTTTTTATTTACTTGAACTTTTAAAAGGTGTTATAGAAAATAAAAATGAAGAGCAAGGGTCTGATATTACAAAATTAAGTGGAGGATTTATCTCTTTTATGTATCTTGAACTTATTGATATGAGTTTTTCATTAGATGGAGTTTTAGGAGCATTTGCTATTACACAAAATATTGTAATAATTATGCTTGGTCTTGGTGTTGGAGCAATGGCTGTAAGAAGTCTTACAATTTATATGGTTGAAAAAGAAGTTGTGTCAAAATATATTTATTTAGAACATGGTGCTATGTGGAGTATTGGTCTTTTGGCTTTATCTATGATGGTGCAGATTTTTTATCATTTACCTCCAATGCTCATAACAACTTTTGCAATAGTTCCTATAACATTAGCTTTTGTTCATTCTATATATAAAAATAAAAATTTTATTCTAGATGAAGAAAATAGTAAGTAATTAATACTTACTATTTTCTTACAATTACCATTTCAAAAGTTGATTTTTGTACAACCAAAGCTTTCTTATCAGGTACTACACTTAAAGAATTTATATTTTGAATTTTACTTTTATAGAGTTCTACTTCATTTTCTAATTCTTCAATTTTTTTATTTAATTGTAAAATAATATCAACGCCAGCAAGATTTACCCCTAAATCTCTAGTTAAAGTTAATACATATTTTATGTGATTAATATCTTTTTGTGAATAAAGTCTTATTTTACCATTTGTACGACTTGGTTTTATCAAACCTTCTCGTTCATATTGTCTTAGAGTTTGTGGATGAATATTTAAAATTTCTGCAACAGCAGAAATTAAATATACAGGTTCTATATAACTGTTTTTTTCCATAGATAAAACTCCTTTAATTAATTGGAAGTTTATCTTCCATCATTTTTACTAAATTTTCATCTAAATCTTCAAGTTTTGGTAAAACAATATTTGCTTTTAAATATAAATCACCTTTAATCCCACTTTTTCTATTTAGAACTCCAAGTTCTTTTACTCTAAATTTTTGATTTTGTTTTGTATTTTGTGGAACTTTTAATGTTATATCTTTATGAATTGTTTTTATATCAACTTTTCCACCAAAAAGTGCAGTTTTTAGAGGTATGTCAAAATATTTTGTTAGAGTATCTCCTTCTCTCGTATACTCTGAACTTGAGGCTACATTTATTTTTAGTATTAAATCACCTTTTTGTCCTTGATATGATTTCCCTTTACCTTTTGCTCGTATCTTTTGTCCACTTTCTATTCCTTCTGGAATTTTTACATCAAATGAGTCATTATTTAAAGATATGTGTTGTTTTCCACCAAGAATTGCTACTTCAAAAGGAATTGTAACTTGTGCATTTGTATCTAAATCTGGTTCATCAAAACCAAAATTTCCAAAACCACCACGACTAAAGCCACCACCAAAACCACCAGCTCCTCCAAACATTTGTCTTAGAATTTCATCTAAATCAACTCCATTACCTTGGCTTCTTGCAAAATCACTAAAGTTTTGTCCACCAAACATAGAATCACCATATTGGTCATATTGTTGTTTTTTCTCTGGATTACTTAGGACTTCATAAGCTGCGTTTATCTCTTTGAATTTTTCTTCAGCTTTTGGATCCTTATTTACATCAGGGTGATATTTTCTTGCAAGTTTTCTATAAGCTTTTTTTATCTCTTCAGCAGTTGCATTTTCACTAACTTCTAATGTTTCATATAAACTTTTTGCCATTTCCTAATCCTATATTAATAAAATATTTAAATATTTAAAATAGGATTATATCACAAAGGTTGAGTCAATGTCAATCAACTTTATAAGGAAGTTGAATTCTAAACATAGCACCTTTACATACAATATTGTTATGTAAAAATTTAATATTTTTTACACTTATATCTCCACCCATACTTTGATTTATAATTTTTCTTGTCATATATAAACCAAGTCCTGTACCTTGATATTGATGTTTTGTTGTGAAATAAGGTTCAAATATTTTATCTACAATATCATTATCTATTCCAAAAGCATTATCACAAATAGAAATTTCAACAAATTCATCAAGTTTTTTTGTACTAATCTTGATAATTCTCATATCATTTTCTTTTAAATTTAAGTTAAGAGCATCTTTAGCATTATTTAAAATATTGATTACAGCTTGAGAAAATTCATTATCTACATTATAAATAAAAATATCATCTTCTAAATCCAAAACTATTTCTATATTAAATTTCTTAAAAAAATCTTCTATTAAAGATATACTACTTTTGATATTTTCATTTACATTAAACATAGATTTATGTTTATCTATCTTTAAAAAATCATTAAAAGTATCTATTGTATTTGAAAGATGTTCTGTTGTTTTTAAAATTAGTTTTAGTGAATCTTCTAGATTTGTACTATTTAAAGCATTTAAATCATTTTTTAGTTTTAGATTTGATGCTGTTATTGAAATAATATTTAAAGGTTGTCTCCATTGATGAGCTATATTTGCTATCATTTCTCCCATAGCTGCTAGTTTTTGTTGTTCAGCCATAAGATTTTCTTTTCTTTTTATATCTTCTATATCAATAATAGTTAAAATTTTAAATGTTTGATTATTTATAAATGCATCTTTTATATTTATAACAGCACTAAATTTTGTATTGTCCTCTCTTATTATAACTGTTTCTATACTATCCTTATTTATACTTTTTACTATATTTTGGTCAAAAATTATATCATTAAAATTTTTATTTATTAAATCAGAGCGATTTTCTTTACTTAAAAGTTCTAAGGCAATTTTATTGCAATCAACTATCTTGTTATCTTTAAAGATAATGATTGCTTCCATTGTTGTATCTAAAATAAGTCTTAACTCTTCATTTTTTTCGTTTAGTTCTTCTTTTGCAGCTTTTAGCTTAAAATTAATTTCACTTAATAAAGTTACATCATAAATATATAAAATAACTAGCTCATCTTCTATATCCAAAGGAGAGATTGTTATACTTTGTTGCATTTGATTAAATACCTTGTCCGCAACATTTTTTAATTCAATATTAATTAAATAATCATTTGTTTGTGGAGTATAAAAAGTAGGAGAATTTAGTTTTAAAGAAGTTATAATTTTTCTTTTTAATCTTTTTTCATCAATATTTGAGTAAAAGTCTAAAATACTTTTATTCAAAATAGATGAACTAAAAATTCCAGTTCTTAATTCAAGCCATTTATTCCAAAATAAAACTTTCAAATCTTTATTTAGTACAATAATTCCATTATCAACAGTATTACTTATTATGTCAAATTTATTTTTTCTCAACTTCAAAATTCTTCCAAAATTTTATTTAATTTTTCTTTTATGAATAAAATAGAGTTATCAGTTGTCAAAATAAATAATTCACCATGAATATTTAAATCTTCAAATTCTAACTTTGTAGATATAATAATAACTTTTTCATAGTTACTTATAAAAAGGTTATTTAATTGAGTTATTGAATTTATAACTTTTATTGTTGGAGCAGAAAAAGATACATTTGTTTCTATATCTTCAGCTAATTTACTTATAGTTGAAGATGATAAAATATTTGTTATTTCTAACGTTATATCACAAATATCTTCATCATTTAATTCATTTTCATTTAATCCAAATTTATTTGCCATATTAGTTGCAGATATTTTATCAATTAAAAACATATTTTCACCACTTAAATGACCATTGATTTGTTGAAGAGCTATATAATGTTCATTTTCAAGGTTTAATTCTTTTGATAAATAAGCTTTTAAATTTGAAGCGTCAATTATTTTAATTTTAGGAATACTAAGTTTTGCAAAAGCATCTAAAATCTCAGTGATTGCAGCTGTTGCACTACCATAAGCAACATTCATCAATTCTTGAAGGCAATCTTGTTCATCTTCAGTTAGTATAATATTTGATTCCATAAACTTAACCTATGATACTAATTTATGTAAAATTTGTTGCATTTTATTAATGTCAATAGGCTTTTTTATAAAATTAAAAGCACCTAATTCTATAGCTCTATCTACTGCTTGCTTTTGGATATCTGCTGAAATTACAACAACTTTAGCACTGTTATCAAATTCTTTTATATATTTTAAAGCATCAAAACCATCCATGATAGGCATAGTTAAATCCATAAAAGTAATATTTGGATTATGTTCCTTATACAAATCTAATGCCTCTTGACCATTTTGTGCTTCAAAAATTTCATATTCTTGCTTTAAGGCTTCTTCAATAGTTCTTATTACCATCTTTCTTGCCATCTTTGAATCATCAGTAACTAAAATCTTCATAAACTACCTTTTAAAATAATCTTGTATTCTATCAATTAATATTTAAAACTTACTTTATAAAATTTTGCTATACTCTTTTTTATGAAAAAATATGATTATATAATTATCGGAGCAGGTATTTGTGGCTGTTCATTAGCTTATTTTTTAAATAAGCATTCAAATAATATTTTATTAATAGATAAAAATTCTGATGTAGCATTTGGTGCAAGTGGTGCAGCTGGAGCTTTTTTATCTCCACTTTTAGGAAAACCAAATGATTTTAAAAATTTAGTTACAAAAGCTTTAAATTTTTCTTTAGAAATATATAAAAAAGATTTTCCTGATTTTATTCAAAATGTTGGAACTTGTAGAATTCCTAAAAATGAAGAAGATGCTCAAAAATTTAAGAGTTATATTCCTTTTATGGATTTTGAATTTAAAGCTTTTGAAAAAGGTTATTTTTTTCCTATCGGAAGCGTTGTAAACTCTTATCAAATTTGTAAAGAATTATCTAAAAATGTAGAAAAACTATTTGATTATGAAGTTTTAAAAATAGAACAACAAAATAATATTTGGAAAATAAATAATGAAATTGAAGCAAAAAAGCTATTTTTATGTACAGGTGCAGATATAACATTGATAAATGAACCATATTTTGATATTCGAGCTGTTTGGGGACAAAAAATAGATATTTTAAGTTCTACAAAAGTTGATATAAATTATCATCAAGAATGTTCTTTGTCAAAAAGTATAGAACAAAAAGGTAAAAATCTTATATCTATAGGAGCAACTCATAATAGATTTAAAGATAATATGCAAGATTCTTCATATAATTTAAAATTAAAAAATATTAATAAGATAAAGCATAATGAAAAAACTTTAGAGATAATTAATAAAGATACAAATGATTTATTAGAAAAAGCAAATAATATAAAAAAACTAGAAGATGTAGAGATTATTGATATAAAAATAGGTTCAAGAGCTTCTAGTATTGATTATTTTCCTATGGTTGGGAAATTAGTTGATAGTAAAAATAGTTTTATTAAGTATCCTCATATAAAAAATGGGACACATATAAAAAATGAAAACTTGATTTTATATGAGAATCTTTATACTATTAATGGCGTAGGTGGACGAGGATTTGTATTATCTTTATACTTAGCTTCAAATTTAGTAGATTCAGTTATAAATAATAAGATATTAGATGATAATATTACAAACTATAGACTGTTTTCAAGATGGGCTAGAAAACAAAAGGATTAGAATGAAAAATACAATAAAAGTAGTTTTTTTAGGATTAGTTGGATTTGCATTATTAGTATATTTAACAATGCCAGATTTTAGCATTGAAAAGGATACAAAACAAGAGCTATCATTTTCTTTTCTTCCAAAGTTTTTTGATGTTGTCGGGAAAAATCCGTATACTAAAAAAGATGAATTTTTTAAAAATGCTGAAAAAACATATCTTGTTGTTTTAAATCATGATTCTTTAGCTATTTTTAAAGATTTATATAAAAAAACAGATAAGAATATAGTGTTAATAGCAAATATTTCAAATACTCCTTGGTTAATTAAACAAATAGCAATCAATGGTGAGTTAGAAAACATGTATCAAAATTCAAGAATTCCTTTAATAAATGATTCAGATGGATCATTTGTAAAATCTCTAGGTTTAAACGATAATTCTCAAAGTAATTATTTTGTATATGCTTTGTTAGAAGATGGAAGTATCGAAAAACTTTTTAAGAATAGTGTAAAAAAAGGTGCTTTACAAGATGGTATAAATCAAGAGGATATAGATAATAGCTTAGAAGAATTTTTAAATAAATTAAAATAATTTGTATCAAATTGTAACAAAGTTTAAAAAATACTTAAATAAAAGATTTCTTGTGTATATTTAGAACAACTAAAATAAATATTACTATATAATCGCTAATTTTTATTTACTTAAAAATAAAACTTTGTTTAATATCTTAAATTTTAACCTTTTCCCAAAAAAATAATTAAGTATCACATAAGTATTAAGTAGTTATTTTTCTAAAAATGGATTCATTTGAGGAGGAAGTATGGTTGATTCATTGGATAGAGTAAGGGAAGTTTTTACTCAGAAATCAGTAAGAGTAAATACAAATAAAGGTGATGAGTATTACAACTTATTATTTGAAAAAGCAAAAAATAGATTAAAATCTTTAAGAGAGGAACAGCCACTTAAAGATATTGATATGATGGATGTTATTGAAAGTGAAGGTATAAATAGAAGAGATTTTATGAAGTGGGTTAGTGCAACAACTGCTACACTTATGCTTCCTCATATGTTTGCTCCACTTGTAGCTGAAGCTACTGAACTTATGAATAGAGTACCTGTTATTTGGATAGAGTTACAAGACTGTGCAGGAAATTCTGAAGCACTTTTAAGAAGTTCTGCTCCAACGGTTGATGATTTATTATTTGATGTATTGAGTTTAGAATTTCATGAAGCTTTACAAGCATGTGCTGGGCATGATGCTGATAAACAATTAGAAGAAGCAGTTGAACACTTTAAAGGAAAATATCTTCTATTTGTAGAAGGTGCAATTCCTATGGCAAATAGTGGTCAGTATGGAACTATTGGTGCTAGTGGTGAGACTTTTCATGAACATTTAATGAGAATGTCAAAAGATGCAGCAGCTATTGTTGCTGTTGGTACATGTGCTACTTTTGGTGGAGTTCCAGCAGCAGCTCCAAATCCAACTGGAGCAGTTGGTGTTATGGACTTAGTAAAGGGTAAACCTATTATTAATATTCCTGCCTGTCCCGCAAATCCAGCAAATATGGTTGGTGTTATACTTCATTATGTTTTAACTGGACAAATTCCAGAACTAG
Proteins encoded in this window:
- a CDS encoding 3'-5' exonuclease yields the protein MIILDFETNTQNIGDIFEVAAVRIDENFNILDKFHRYYLSRYPLNIYSYAVHRLTPELILDYRKDKNYSSYFAQDLDFEDFCKNSNILIAHNIDFELRHIDKRVKFDKHICTMKENKHIVKVYDKIGRLKNPKLDEVCRYYGIEFDPSKYHSATYDVTKTYEILKKMRFF
- a CDS encoding GGDEF domain-containing protein — translated: MKNFLSQLNDIEYNEAIENKIDSLEKIIQLLLKRVHPHNVEVIVDILKQSITPSISQDNDNNIDILFDELKNNPNLIFEKNIQIKIEKLIIQRFEKDKKLVIQKTEDISKLVLLMEEYFNEAIFSSGNGTKKVLNIKEKIQAIDLRNGGVGVLEKLQNELVLAATSIEQEMTNVTNKLESGKSKIEELEEKINSLENELSRTKAENRKDFLTQILTRKAFNEEVTKIESSYSRLQTQYAVVFFDIDHFKNINDTYGHEGGDVVLSTFGKILDKSIRDHDLVGRYGGEEFIAVVHFNLDRELLMFLKRIKSVVTENSFIYKDKKIKLTFSAGVAIRNKYPTYENTVQKADSLLYRAKQSGRNKILLDNGIEI
- the abc-f gene encoding ribosomal protection-like ABC-F family protein, with protein sequence MALIDLQNISKQYDTKVILKNANFTLNSSQRVAVIGQNGQGKSTLFKIIMRNLEPDSGEMAIDKSIKIEMLDQQPKFEANLSVRDAIENQLAELKNAKTEYEKITNLLMTDYENEELLRKQSELATFIDFHNAWDLDNMIERVLIEFQLKQYEYKDVNMLSGGEQRRVSLAGLILKKPDVLLLDEPTNHLDVYMVEFLEELLLKNNFTLLFISHDRYFIDNIATSVVEIDGGELRRFNGGYSSYLEQKAQILSNMQKEHENLLRMVKQEAHWMQHGVTARRKRNERRKSEYFELKKKAKTNPAAIRKMSLELQREQKSFNSEEKQQNRKKMLYELDNIYKTLGEKELIKDFTTRILQKDTIAIVGPNGSGKSTLLKIFMEKLEIDNGKFKKGDFEIGYFDQQREMLDDNKTIMEVFCPNGGDRVVLDDGRNMHVFGYLKNFLFPKEYLDKKVGVLSGGEKNRVALALLFTKRVDCLILDEPTNDLDIPTINILEEYLQNFQGALIFVSHDRYFVDKIAKKLFVFKGNGHIMESFQPYSEYLEIEKELEELDSLEFEIQKEKNTQASFKEPKKQTKLSYKDQREYDNLPNEIEDLEKIIKELNDCLANPKCYEEKGIVSLSTELDKNKEIYEQKVDRFLELEELVESFN
- a CDS encoding heat shock protein transcriptional repressor HspR, translated to MEKNSYIEPVYLISAVAEILNIHPQTLRQYEREGLIKPSRTNGKIRLYSQKDINHIKYVLTLTRDLGVNLAGVDIILQLNKKIEELENEVELYKSKIQNINSLSVVPDKKALVVQKSTFEMVIVRK
- a CDS encoding GatB/YqeY domain-containing protein encodes the protein MSLKEQLNEDLKNAMREKEIVKRDSIRAINTMIKQIEVDERRVLEDDEIIKLIQKGIKQREEAISQYSAASRDDLVQKEKEQVDIFMQYLPKQLSDDELEIGMKEVINQVGATTIKDMGKVMGAASKKFAGVADGKRINEMVKKLLA
- a CDS encoding DUF475 domain-containing protein, whose product is MKQKSIISYFYGFFVVWFVATVLLFLYGGFFAVYQGTILSVLELSLSFDNAVVNATILATMALIWRKRFLLWGMIIAVFGVRFVFPILIVYFSTSMGFVDSFNLAINNPAEYEKIIESSHHIIMSFGGMFLLMLFLKFLFDENKDIHWIKSIENIAVKLSKVGDIKALFVMFLMLGITYIAPNEVVMGDKMVVVNKIEILVPMIIGVIAFYLLELLKGVIENKNEEQGSDITKLSGGFISFMYLELIDMSFSLDGVLGAFAITQNIVIIMLGLGVGAMAVRSLTIYMVEKEVVSKYIYLEHGAMWSIGLLALSMMVQIFYHLPPMLITTFAIVPITLAFVHSIYKNKNFILDEENSK
- a CDS encoding bactofilin family protein; amino-acid sequence: MGIFSNSNQSHQNTRSDSSTTIITAGTEIRGDIKLSCNLYIDGYFEGNIVSEQEINIGKEGKIKGEIIALRVIVQGLAEGSINADRVDIKPDGKVTGSVISEEFVIEAKGIFEGNSLVKRSEENTIKNTTPKIKKEEKEKNTSDTQIDKVL
- a CDS encoding M23 family metallopeptidase, producing the protein MDKYANQYITFTINDDNGIKQLRIKKKPLIYTIYTILTSLVILICAFIFVNITLIQLDKDRLEIELELVEFKRINEELNNLISQTQMELHEKKEEISEATDYLTKIESIIGISTENELPLKQRVDIARLDSEQKMTLLQLIPSGSPMEKVDISSYFGYRHHPILNKKALHLGIDLRAPIGTPVFATADGIVENAAFDKFNGNLITIQHIYGFKSYYAHLNKTVVKSGSFVKKGDLIAYSGNTGMSSGPHLHYEVRFLSKSLNPLTFVKWDLTNYTEIFEKETEISWESLVTAINHIKIQDPTPQLQLSLQELK